The sequence ATACTGTGTTTTGTAAAAACACGGATGAGGCTGTGGATATAATGGCTGACTTCTTGTGCTCTCTCATCTGACCAGATCCTGGCCAGGATCAGGGAGAGAGCCTCCATAAACAAGGGATTCAGTGGAGTAGCTGCAATTTCTTACCAGTGCTCTTTAGTTCCTTTCTTCTTGAGGAATTCAAACTGCATCACCACAATCTTCTGGGTTTCTATAACCTCTTTATATGGCACAATATTTTCTTGTGGCTGGCAGTGCCGAAAACCATAGGAACATTAAACGGAGCTGAGCACAGATCCTTTGCCCACCATCTGGGAAGAAGGAAACCTCAGTGCTGCCCAGGTGATTTCCTGCACATCCTAGCCTGCCTCCAGACCACACCAGACTCCAGCAGTCCAAGGTAACCGTGGTGTCCTGGCTTTTTTGCTGGAACACCGAGGGACGGAATGTTTGATGCTGGGCAGTAGCTGGCCAGAACTGATGCAGATAGAGGGGTTTTGAGCAGCGGAGtatgtactcttttttttttttctttttttctttttttttttttttttcattttccagcttctctttttgccttttccaggGAGGTAGATTTGTTCCCTTTCAGCACGTAGCGAtctctgctcagccaggcaTGACATCAGTTGTCCTTGGTGGCTAGTGAGACCACAGGGCAGAATCATCGGGTAGGTTGCCCACAGAGATCACACTCCACATTTCTGcttcctgcaaagaaaaagtagaagaaagaagaaggaagaagaagaaggaagcagGTGAAGGGGAAACCTGGTCTAGACACTGAGACATTGATTAGACCTTGGGCACGAGTTTGGAGAAGTGAAGGCAAGCAAGTGCTGGCTAAGGAAGAAGGTGGGGTTTTGGCTTTGTGATAATGGAGCGCTGGAAAGAGAGATCTGCTTCTTTCTCATAATTTGTTAGTATGTGTGGTGGCTGTAAAACCTACGGAGAGTTTCCAAGCTCTGGCTTCTGCAAAATAGGTATATTACTGTGCTCCCTTCCCCAGTCTCTAGCTGGCACCCCAGGTGAAACACAGAGTACCGGGGACTCAGGCAAGCTTGTTGAACCTGCACGGGCACCCACATGCAGGCTCGCATCAGGGCTGCATGTATTTATTCAGGGAAGGTGCCATTTCCGTCTCCTTTCTGTTGCTCCTCAAAGAGAAAGtaactggaaaaggaaaacataagaAGAGCAGACTAATGACACAACTCTGTTTTGACAGGATAAGTTTTGACTGTGAAGCTAGAGCTTGCAAGACCTGACCACTGTGGGTATGTTAAAGACCCCTAAGTTAGCTGCACACACATCTCAGTACTTGATTTTACATCTATACCTGGAACCTGCAGGCATCTGACTACTCCTGGTGGTCCCACCATTTTATTCCTGCCCATAACTTCACCTGAAAACTGTGAAGAGGGGGAAGCTCCACCTTTTTTTGAAGGGATTCATTTTGGTATTGCATGTGGAAGCATAGATCTTGTTGAGGTTGGtacaggagaggagaaggcagagcatCACAGGTGCTTTGCCTAACGCTTGTTGCAGGAATTGATGGAGACAGGTTGTGTTAAGCCATCCATCCACCTGGCTCTAATTCTGGGAACGACTGGGAGCTGTTTTACTATGGCATCATCACCTGTTGCACAGCTTCAGGAACCAGAGAGCACATGGTACTTCATCCATGTTCCCTGTCTTGTGCCTGacaagggggagggagggagaggacaTTGTGGGGAGACGTACAGGAAAGCTGCCCATTGTCCAGGAAACCTCCTGTCATGGCACTGTGTACAATCCTCCCATATCATCTCACTGGTTTGCAAAAGACCGTGTTGCTTCTGTTCTGAACTGAAGCCTCTCTGTCCTTGTTACGGCATTGCACGTTTACAGCAGGTTATGTGCACCTTTCAGCTGACCGTGCACATGCAAAGTTTCAATGACTGGTCTGATCATCAGCTGGCAAATGCCTACCCAAAGCTGGGCAGAAATTTCCTTTACTCTGAGGCATTCTGGAACAGCTTAttcttggaagaaaatgctGGAAGCTGTTCTGCATGAACAGTTCAATGTAGCAAGAAAATAGAGGTTAAACTAATGCTGCGCCTGGACCTGGATGCGGACTCTGGTCTAATTTTAGTTCAGGGACAACAATAATGCTGCTTGTACTCAGCTGGTAAGGCAAAAATATATGGAAACAGGATCACTGTGTTTAACTTTCACTGCAGTAATACCTCAGTTGTTAAGTTGCTTCACACAAATCATATTGCACACCCTGTTTCATAAAAaagggctgtggctgtgcctTTGCAGTCACAGCTGAGGTTGAAtcacagagaaaagaacaggAGAGATGCACTGCCTCCCACTGCTGCCCCTCCTGCCTTCAAAGGCTGTATTATACACTCCCTCCAGTGGATGGAAATATTGTcttcatctgtctttttttcaggGCAGATtagcagcattttcaaaaaggaatCTGGACATAGGGAGGACTTTGGACATATCAGACCCtgctgggaggagagaggaagggaatCCATTTCCCTCTGCACCTTTCCATAGGCCAACCCTAGTGTCAAAGACAATGAGGACGCCCtgactgaattttaaaactttcaggttaatttatttttattttttattattttttattttttaaatacagacagTTGTTAAACATGCATTCTTTGCAGACTCATGAGAGAGTTTCTTGCCGCACCCAGTGAATTACCTGGATTTACCCAGGAAAATACACTTTCCTCTCTACTCGTTTAGAGGACAGTCATGTTTCTGCCAATACAGGGGTTGCTGTACCTCAGTTTATGActcaaatgaaaaagagaggtctggaaaataaacagtagGAGTCTTACAACACACTTATCTAGCTTATCTAGCTTATAAGTCTTATCTACCTTATAAGTCCAACACACGTATCTAGCTGGTTATTATCTGAAATCAGAgttgttttattgctttcagTCAGATAATTAAGGGTAATTAAATCTTTGCCTATTATTGTGGGAAAATCTGTCCTTAAATTAATGTGATGATTAAGGAGAAAGGTGGTGCTTATGCTGTAGCCAGACCAGTGCACTCATGTTTTTGTCAGAAGTTGTAATTGCCTCCGATGTATTGTTCCTATTGTAAAATGTCAATATATCTGTTTTCTTACAGAATGAAGAGGCATAAGTGTCCCTACAGATGTCCCACAAGAAGGAAGATTCTGATTCTGTGTTTCACGGGGTGGGTGATTGCACTCCTGAAACTCCTCCACGTTGAAAGACACTTTTTTCCATCTAAGGGCATTTATTTGGTTGAGCACTTCTTGAGCACTTCTTCTTATGTTAGAAACAGGTATTCCTATCTTAGAAATCACTTTCAGTATGAAATTAATTGTTCATCTATATATGAACAAGATCCCCAAGAAATTGGCAAGAGTTTAGagataagaagaaaagataTAATTGATTTAGATGATGAAGATATCATAGCAATGACGAATGATTGCCACATTTATCGCATACTTAGGAAATACCACCTAAAACCTGTTTCTCCAGAGGAAGAGAATTTTCCATTAGCCTATTCTTTGGTTGTTCACAAAGATGCAGTAATGGTAGAAAGGCTCATACATTCACTGTACAGTCATCAAAATATATACTGCATCCATTATGaccaaaaagcaacaaaaagttTCAAATCTGCTATGAACAATCTAGCTAAATGTTTCCccaatattttcattgcttcaaAACTGGAGACAGTGGACTACGCACATATTTCGAGGCTGCAAGCAGATTTCAATTGTTTGTCTGATCTGATGGACTCTACAGTTCCCTGGAAGTATGTTATTAACTTGTGTGGACAAGATTTCCCTTTGAGGTCAAATTTCCAATTGGTTGCTGAACTGAAGAAACTCAATGGGGGAAACATGCTGGAAACTGTAaagccaagcagcagcaaaagagaACGATTTACTTATCACTATGAACTTATGAAAGTGCCTTATGAATACATGCAGATGCCTGTGAAAACCAACGTTTCCAAGAACCCGCCACCTCATAATATTGAGGTATTTGTAGGCAGTGCCTATTTCGTTTTAAGTCGAGCTTTTATTCAGTACACCCTCAGAAGCTCTcttgcaaaagatttttttgattGGTCACGGGATACCTACTCTCCAGATGAACATTTCTGGGCCACTCTTGTACGTGTTCCTGGGGTGCCTGGGGAAATTTCGAGGTCAGCCCAGGATATCACAGACCTTCAGAGCAAAACTCGTTTGGTGAAATGGAATTATCTTGAAGAACATTTATATCCTCCATGCACTGGTACCCACCTTCGCAGTGTCTGTATCTACGGGGCTGCAGAATTACGATGGCTTATGAATTATGGGCATTGGTTTGCCAATAAGTTTGACTCCAAAGTAGACCCCGTCCTGATAAAATGTTTGGCAGAAAAACTGGCAGAGCAACAGAAAGAGTGGGTTTATTTGTCctctgacaaatattttctgcGTATAAGTTATGTGAATGCCTCACTATAGCAGTACCATTCTCCCTGCTGTCAGTATTGTGTACTGCTGCAGCATGGGGCCTGGAGTTCCGCCCtgacctgctgcaggaggctggcaggAGAACTGCTCCTTCTGCATACGGTCCAGGGCTCTGGGGAGACGTGCGCCTGGGCACCTATTTATGAAAAGTCATGTCTCTCTGGTTAACCATTTTGTAACTTGCTACAACGATCCTGTTACTGTTCTTCAAGGTGATTCTGGAAGGGTAAGGTTTGCTTTTGGAGACTCTGGCACTATCCTAATGGAATattccagaaatgttttacattaaGTGTGTTTGCGTCTTTCTTAAGGAACCCTGCCATGCCTGTTtgcctttccccttttccttcacttttgtttttcGTTAAGGTGTGAATCAAAGACCTCTATATCTGCTACCTCAGGAAAACTGGAAGTGCCCAGCTCACAGACAAAGCCAAGAGAACAATGCGACACCACATGAGCTATGCGGCCTCCCCGGCCAGCCTGAAGCCCCAAACTCCCTTTCTGCAGGAGTGAGCAGAGATCTCTGTAACGTGAACGTGGCCGGATGGCACAAGGAGGAGAAGTCCTTGGACACCACATTGCACGtagcatttcttccttcttccagctCATCTGCGCgttgtctttctttctgtggagTGTGTGTTCAGGGGCTGTGCCATGCATGTGGAGTGGATGGTGGTGGATTGAAAACAACCTCTGTGAACACGTGTGAATAATGCACTACTCTTCTTCAAGGGTAGCAAGGGTTTGTCCTAATGGCAGCCCCTAAAAGTAGATACCCATGCCAAAAGATGTCTGCCTTCATATCTATCCCTGCCAATAGAAATACCCTCCTGTGAAATCACAGTCTTTTTGGGACAGTATTTTTACACGTGGTGGATAACAACTGCTATTTCTAATTAACACTGAGCAGTCTGGTGCTATTAGGAAACACAAAACATGCTACATCCAGCAGCAATCATCAGAACAGCcatgctgcagaaatgaaggCCCTGTGTAGAAGTGGCTTTTTGTGCAAGTCTTACAGCCTCACACTGCCACGACCCCAGGCTGACGTGTCCCTGCTTTAGAGCAGTTCAGAGTTACAGCAGCCGTACTCTAGGCCACCCATGCTTCCCAAGGCCCATGTCAGGCCTGCTGGTAGCAAAGGGGTTGGGTGGCTTCCTCTCAGCTGGGCTGCCACACCACAGGCTGAGGGAAACCTTGGTCAGTGCAGGATTCTTGTGGCTAAGAAATGCCCCTTGGCATTTTGGGGGATTCTCTGCAATGTTGCCGTGCCACCAGCTCAGTTTTGGTGGTTCCAGAGGACTCTGCAGTCTAGCTTTCTCTGTGTTACTGTCCCATTTCTATGCACCTGGCTCTTATGAGAGGCATTCTCTCATGGGTGGCTTCAGGATATCTGGTTTTACCGACCCACGAGATGCCACAATAATCATGTTGCCCTGCATCCACGagaaaactttgtttcttctttgagtTGAAGGAACCAAGTCATTCCTTGGTCTGGGATTTTGTTTCTAAGTGCAATCCTGGTCAGCTTGTTTGTGGCTTGAGGATGGGTTTGAGTCAATAGTCGTGGGCCTTTTCCCCCATTTGTGACACTGATTTCCAATGAGTCCTCAGACAAgtcatctgatttttctgttccagCTGTAAAATGGGAACAACAATGCTCTACTACCTTGTTAAGCACTTACAAATGTATGGATGATGTCTGTGGTGGGTTGTTTGCACAATAGTAATTGCTGATCAAAACCATTTAtgaagtttgtgtgtgtgcaagtcAAGTATCTCTTTGATGTACTGTTTCTCAAATAAAGggggattatttttaaagtgtgtgtTTGCTATTTTGGTGATTTGCTATGTCTGCCTAGAGCTGTTCTGACTTGACTGGAGTTATAGAAATTTTGTAGAATATGAGATATTGGCAGTATGTACAGATTCATACATCCGTACTTATATATAAAAGTAGAGAATTCCACATGGAAACAGGTTAATAAAAGAGGATGTTAGGATGCCAGAAGAACGTGTCTTAGCCTTCTATACACATAAATTTATGTTtaatgatatatttatttattttttatttacttaaactgattttttatttacatgtatgtacatacacacatcCCAATTTGTATTTGAGTGGTTTGCTCTGTCATAAGTTGATAAGCCAAACTGAGCAGCATGTTAAACTTAGCtgaagtaaataattttaaccAATGTGCAACTTTGCACTACTTTTACTGAATTGGGTTGAGTGATATCTTTAATATAACCAGTCTGAAATAAGGCAGTGCGTGCTTCGCAGCTAATAAAGAAGTGGATGACACAGTATAAGGCAGCATCATCCAATACAGTGGTATGTTTGATAGCTGAGAAGGTACAAGTTTGCATAGTTGCAACTtcatgaaatgcaaattttctaCTGAATTATAAAGATGCCTGTTTTCTGAAGGCAATTTTAAAGACCAACCAAGCCTGTAGAAAGGCAGTTCTCAAAATCACAGGATCGTTCAGGCTCGAAAATCATCTAATGCAGCCCCTGGCACAACATGTCCCAGTGTTTCCAGGTTCAAAAATGGACAGAATATAAGTTCCtt comes from Cygnus atratus isolate AKBS03 ecotype Queensland, Australia chromosome Z, CAtr_DNAZoo_HiC_assembly, whole genome shotgun sequence and encodes:
- the GCNT4 gene encoding beta-1,3-galactosyl-O-glycosyl-glycoprotein beta-1,6-N-acetylglucosaminyltransferase 4 isoform X1; the protein is MLCLSSITLNASSCCEGRSHFMEMKRHKCPYRCPTRRKILILCFTGWVIALLKLLHVERHFFPSKGIYLVEHFLSTSSYVRNRYSYLRNHFQYEINCSSIYEQDPQEIGKSLEIRRKDIIDLDDEDIIAMTNDCHIYRILRKYHLKPVSPEEENFPLAYSLVVHKDAVMVERLIHSLYSHQNIYCIHYDQKATKSFKSAMNNLAKCFPNIFIASKLETVDYAHISRLQADFNCLSDLMDSTVPWKYVINLCGQDFPLRSNFQLVAELKKLNGGNMLETVKPSSSKRERFTYHYELMKVPYEYMQMPVKTNVSKNPPPHNIEVFVGSAYFVLSRAFIQYTLRSSLAKDFFDWSRDTYSPDEHFWATLVRVPGVPGEISRSAQDITDLQSKTRLVKWNYLEEHLYPPCTGTHLRSVCIYGAAELRWLMNYGHWFANKFDSKVDPVLIKCLAEKLAEQQKEWVYLSSDKYFLRISYVNASL
- the GCNT4 gene encoding beta-1,3-galactosyl-O-glycosyl-glycoprotein beta-1,6-N-acetylglucosaminyltransferase 4 isoform X2, with translation MKRHKCPYRCPTRRKILILCFTGWVIALLKLLHVERHFFPSKGIYLVEHFLSTSSYVRNRYSYLRNHFQYEINCSSIYEQDPQEIGKSLEIRRKDIIDLDDEDIIAMTNDCHIYRILRKYHLKPVSPEEENFPLAYSLVVHKDAVMVERLIHSLYSHQNIYCIHYDQKATKSFKSAMNNLAKCFPNIFIASKLETVDYAHISRLQADFNCLSDLMDSTVPWKYVINLCGQDFPLRSNFQLVAELKKLNGGNMLETVKPSSSKRERFTYHYELMKVPYEYMQMPVKTNVSKNPPPHNIEVFVGSAYFVLSRAFIQYTLRSSLAKDFFDWSRDTYSPDEHFWATLVRVPGVPGEISRSAQDITDLQSKTRLVKWNYLEEHLYPPCTGTHLRSVCIYGAAELRWLMNYGHWFANKFDSKVDPVLIKCLAEKLAEQQKEWVYLSSDKYFLRISYVNASL